A section of the Bifidobacterium sp. ESL0745 genome encodes:
- a CDS encoding type 1 glutamine amidotransferase encodes MMTSKVLILQHVPCEKPGRILDNLDDLGMASQTLSIAAQSDPDVPKSDEIAGLVVMGGPMGAQDYKEYPGLKTEAKLVRKAVKAGKPVLGICLGHQIIATALGAKLQSGKCSEIGFAPIKRVAKNDWFPLWENQINVLHWHNDVVSVPEGGQLLASSKYTENQAFCYKSALGLQFHLEVTPTLLDEWLSEPCMVEGMKKSQIAKIREDFKRYDVELQPLADQVFSSFAVRCAASARAMSE; translated from the coding sequence ATGATGACGTCGAAAGTGCTTATTCTGCAACATGTCCCGTGTGAAAAGCCAGGACGAATCCTTGATAATCTTGATGACCTTGGCATGGCCAGCCAGACCTTGAGCATTGCCGCTCAAAGTGATCCGGATGTGCCAAAAAGCGATGAAATAGCCGGGCTTGTCGTTATGGGCGGCCCGATGGGGGCGCAGGATTACAAGGAATATCCGGGGCTGAAAACCGAGGCCAAACTGGTGCGCAAGGCCGTGAAGGCCGGCAAACCGGTGCTCGGCATCTGCCTGGGACACCAGATCATCGCCACGGCGCTAGGGGCCAAGCTGCAAAGCGGGAAATGCTCGGAAATCGGGTTCGCACCGATCAAGCGGGTCGCAAAGAACGATTGGTTCCCGCTGTGGGAGAACCAGATCAATGTGCTCCATTGGCACAACGACGTCGTTTCCGTGCCTGAGGGCGGTCAACTTCTGGCATCCTCGAAGTACACCGAAAACCAGGCATTTTGCTATAAAAGCGCGCTCGGCCTGCAATTCCATCTGGAGGTTACGCCGACGCTTCTGGACGAGTGGCTCAGCGAGCCTTGCATGGTCGAAGGCATGAAGAAAAGCCAGATTGCCAAGATTCGCGAGGATTTCAAGCGCTATGACGTTGAGCTGCAGCCGCTCGCCGATCAGGTCTTTTCCTCGTTCGCCGTGCGTTGCGCCGCCAGCGCTCGTGCGATGAGTGAGTGA